A genomic segment from Dechloromonas denitrificans encodes:
- a CDS encoding DUF2062 domain-containing protein codes for MRRTIKKYLPDHDSIRRNPWLKPFASSLLHPRLWHLNRHSAAGAVAAGLFCGLIPGPLQMIGAAICALIFRVNLPLAMLVTLYTNPLTIVPLYIVAYQMGRLLLGDQSGFVAPPVLNPADFVAWTAAMQSWMLEAAKPLGVGLFILACSLAIMGYLMTHAAWRIYLIRARQRRRIKS; via the coding sequence ATGCGCCGCACCATCAAGAAATATCTGCCGGATCACGACAGCATTCGTCGCAATCCCTGGCTGAAACCATTTGCGTCTTCGCTGCTGCACCCGCGGTTATGGCACTTGAATCGCCATTCGGCCGCCGGAGCTGTGGCTGCCGGTCTTTTTTGTGGATTGATTCCTGGCCCTTTGCAGATGATCGGCGCCGCGATTTGTGCCTTGATATTCCGGGTCAACCTGCCGCTAGCCATGCTGGTCACGCTGTACACCAACCCGCTGACCATTGTTCCGCTGTATATCGTGGCTTACCAGATGGGGCGTTTGCTGCTCGGCGATCAATCGGGATTCGTCGCGCCGCCGGTGCTGAATCCGGCTGATTTCGTGGCGTGGACCGCAGCAATGCAGTCCTGGATGCTGGAAGCAGCCAAGCCGCTCGGCGTCGGACTTTTCATCCTGGCCTGCAGCTTGGCAATTATGGGCTACCTGATGACGCATGCAGCCTGGCGCATCTACCTGATACGCGCCAGGCAACGCCGCAGGATCAAGTCCTGA
- a CDS encoding PhnD/SsuA/transferrin family substrate-binding protein: MTYAAERPSEELRKIEPFQRHVEAVLNAKGFNLRIELRIFSTYTEAQEALYSGNFDFARIGPANYVLARERKAPVRLLVMESHQGDTFFEGAIFTRSDSGLTSLADIKGKRFAFGEQTSTTGTYLAQAALVQAGIKASDLSGFEYLGRHDKVALAVAAGTFDVGATNERTIEKYASRGLKKLKTFVTPTQAWVVNERLDGRLADAMRTALLHVDQDALKYIDRDGFLPGRESYFDELRKAMRLSRQFGG, encoded by the coding sequence GTGACCTACGCCGCCGAGCGTCCAAGCGAGGAGTTGCGCAAGATCGAACCTTTTCAGCGGCATGTTGAAGCGGTTCTGAATGCCAAAGGATTCAATCTCAGGATTGAATTGCGGATTTTTTCCACCTACACCGAAGCGCAGGAAGCCCTGTACAGCGGCAACTTTGATTTTGCCCGCATCGGACCGGCCAATTACGTACTTGCCAGGGAACGCAAGGCACCGGTTCGTTTGTTGGTGATGGAAAGCCATCAGGGAGATACGTTTTTTGAAGGGGCGATATTTACCCGGAGCGATTCCGGTCTGACCTCGCTGGCCGATATCAAGGGCAAGCGTTTCGCCTTTGGCGAGCAGACGTCGACGACCGGGACGTATCTGGCTCAGGCGGCACTGGTTCAGGCCGGGATCAAGGCGAGCGATCTGAGTGGTTTCGAATACCTGGGGCGCCATGACAAGGTTGCGCTTGCCGTTGCCGCAGGTACCTTCGATGTGGGCGCGACGAACGAGCGGACCATTGAAAAATACGCCAGTCGCGGATTGAAAAAGCTCAAGACATTTGTCACGCCGACCCAAGCCTGGGTCGTCAATGAAAGGCTGGACGGGCGTTTGGCCGATGCAATGCGCACAGCGCTGTTGCATGTCGATCAGGATGCCTTGAAATACATCGATCGCGATGGTTTCCTGCCTGGGCGGGAAAGCTATTTCGATGAGTTGCGCAAGGCGATGCGTCTTTCCCGACAGTTCGGAGGCTGA
- a CDS encoding methyl-accepting chemotaxis protein, which translates to MKSLFSPAVALMNRLRYSSKFLLLGVAVSCVIVTLLLTVFVTLNRDIETARQEITGLQMLKPMNKMVQFMQQHRGLSSGVLNGNEAMKEKRAAKEKDVAEAVLATDTGLSPTLRQMPAWKAIRDDWEAVRSQGLSWTPAENIKRHSQMIDKALVFMVEVADETQLTLDPAMDTYYFMDTVVTKMPAMLEPLGITRARGTGILTKKELTGQQRVDVASLVAQMASTLRAQNNNLQKVMRMAPALQPSLSGPAKEFSDGAEKVFALVRDDILGEKFATPPQEYFALTTQVIDLGYKVMYEVLIPQFEKQLNERVNESRRILWLNALAALIVMLVVAYLSIGTYYSVINSVNVFSQGARRLADGDLTIHFETAGQDELHAAGVDFNDMAAAFRQLLGRIQSDVQQLRGAAEQLATSSQEISTSTGAQSDSASSMAASVEEMTVGVDHIARNAQDAQSYSRESDEVAANGSRIVQNVVNEIQGIASTVNQSAAAVEALGQQSDQISAIVGTIKEIADQTNLLALNAAIEAARAGESGRGFAVVADEVRKLAERTAKSTQEIAGMIGSIQSGTATAVSSMKQGVERVATGVEQAQLAGDAIEKVQQQARQVVDSVSEITVALREQASASTEIAQNVERIAQMAEENNAAACGNANTATKLRELAETLSKEVARFRT; encoded by the coding sequence ATGAAATCCCTGTTCAGCCCGGCCGTTGCGCTGATGAATCGTCTTCGTTATTCAAGCAAATTCCTGTTGCTTGGCGTGGCGGTTTCCTGTGTCATTGTGACGCTGCTGTTGACGGTCTTTGTGACATTGAACCGGGATATCGAAACTGCCCGTCAGGAAATCACCGGTTTGCAGATGCTGAAACCGATGAACAAGATGGTGCAGTTCATGCAGCAGCATCGCGGCTTGTCTTCGGGCGTACTGAATGGCAACGAGGCGATGAAGGAAAAGCGTGCCGCCAAGGAAAAAGATGTCGCTGAGGCCGTGCTTGCAACCGATACCGGCTTGTCGCCCACCTTGCGTCAGATGCCAGCCTGGAAAGCCATTCGCGATGACTGGGAAGCTGTTCGTAGCCAGGGCTTGAGCTGGACCCCTGCCGAAAATATCAAGCGCCATTCCCAGATGATCGACAAGGCGCTGGTTTTCATGGTCGAAGTGGCCGATGAGACCCAACTGACGCTTGATCCGGCCATGGATACCTATTACTTCATGGATACCGTGGTCACCAAGATGCCTGCCATGCTTGAGCCATTGGGGATTACGCGTGCACGTGGTACCGGTATCCTGACCAAGAAGGAGTTGACCGGGCAGCAGCGGGTCGATGTGGCTTCGCTGGTGGCTCAGATGGCCAGCACGCTGCGGGCTCAGAACAACAACCTGCAAAAGGTCATGCGCATGGCACCGGCGCTTCAGCCGTCCCTGAGCGGCCCGGCAAAAGAGTTTTCGGATGGCGCCGAGAAGGTGTTTGCGCTGGTGCGTGACGATATTCTGGGCGAGAAATTTGCCACTCCGCCGCAGGAATACTTTGCGCTAACGACCCAGGTCATCGATCTGGGCTACAAGGTGATGTATGAGGTGCTGATTCCCCAGTTCGAGAAGCAGTTGAACGAGCGGGTCAACGAGTCGCGCCGGATTCTGTGGTTGAACGCCTTGGCGGCCTTGATCGTCATGCTTGTCGTGGCTTACCTCTCGATCGGTACCTATTATTCAGTCATCAACAGCGTCAATGTTTTCTCGCAAGGTGCACGCCGGCTGGCGGATGGCGACCTGACCATCCATTTTGAAACGGCAGGGCAGGATGAGTTGCATGCTGCCGGGGTTGATTTCAACGATATGGCGGCGGCCTTCCGTCAATTGCTCGGACGTATCCAGAGCGATGTCCAGCAGTTGCGCGGTGCTGCCGAACAGCTGGCGACATCGAGCCAGGAAATTTCGACCAGTACCGGTGCGCAGAGTGATTCGGCTTCGAGCATGGCGGCTTCGGTCGAGGAAATGACGGTCGGGGTCGATCATATTGCGAGGAATGCGCAGGATGCACAGAGCTATTCGCGTGAATCCGACGAAGTGGCCGCCAATGGCAGCCGCATTGTGCAAAATGTCGTGAACGAGATTCAGGGAATTGCCTCGACCGTCAATCAGTCTGCGGCTGCAGTCGAGGCGCTTGGGCAGCAGTCTGACCAGATTTCGGCCATTGTCGGGACCATCAAGGAAATTGCCGACCAAACCAATCTGCTGGCCTTGAATGCGGCGATTGAGGCGGCACGGGCTGGCGAATCGGGGCGTGGCTTTGCGGTCGTGGCTGATGAAGTCCGCAAGTTGGCGGAACGGACGGCCAAGTCGACCCAGGAAATTGCCGGCATGATCGGTTCGATTCAGTCCGGTACGGCAACGGCTGTGAGTAGCATGAAGCAGGGGGTCGAGCGCGTGGCCACCGGTGTGGAGCAGGCTCAACTGGCCGGTGATGCAATCGAAAAGGTTCAGCAGCAGGCTCGCCAGGTGGTTGATTCAGTTTCTGAAATTACCGTTGCCTTGCGCGAGCAGGCCAGTGCCAGCACCGAAATTGCTCAGAACGTCGAACGAATTGCCCAGATGGCGGAAGAAAATAACGCGGCCGCTTGTGGCAATGCCAATACAGCGACCAAGTTGCGCGAACTGGCGGAAACCTTGAGTAAAGAGGTCGCCCGCTTCAGGACTTGA
- a CDS encoding PAS domain-containing hybrid sensor histidine kinase/response regulator, whose product MIKLSTRIITGMILALTLVLLPMAWYSVQKESGELRDIMRNQGEAVARSLAAFVIEPMVALDYPALEYALETMGRATEQIQYVEVRQKDKVLAHYGERQAKGEIFIVPIEMPGLHDAPKRYFGELELVYSPEHFEHIVNNRVDDLIISSLVIFVILALSLRFVVSRLVTRRLATLSKLTNRIIAEELREQVAPGTASPVYGDELDLLRERFMTMLDGIHARDRARDEAEQTLRQLMVAVEQSPVGILMTNVQGGIEYVNSAFTQVSGYTFDEVRGQNPRVLKSGMTPPEVYADLWETLLAGKVWKGEFTNRRKNGELFAEFCLISPVRGADGQISHYMATKEDITEKRENARELDRYRNHLEALVDERTTQLEEARAVAVEASQAKSVFLANMSHEIRTPMNAIMGMLHLMRRDTIDVQQHVRLDRIDAAARHLLSVINDILDLSKIEAGKLTLEETRLHLPTLMDNTVAMLAERAADKGLALTLMPVRYDADLLGDPTRVMQGLINFAGNAIKFTERGSVILSCDVIEESAVDVLLRLNVSDTGIGIAPEVLGRLFNAFEQADGSTTRKFGGTGLGLSITRSLAQLMGGQVGVESIPGQGSTFWFTARLRKAGQHLQAEPVAEETPPDEAIRRDFSGLPVLIVDDEMINREIAGEFLAETGLTVEFAENGLQAVELCRTHDYALVFMDMQMPVMDGLTATAQIRRLPNGLTLPILAMTANAFAEDREVCLAAGMTDFIPKPIDPERMFATVYRSLLKVRSTG is encoded by the coding sequence ATGATCAAGCTTTCCACCCGAATCATTACCGGCATGATCCTGGCGCTTACGCTGGTCTTGTTGCCGATGGCTTGGTATTCGGTACAAAAGGAAAGCGGTGAGTTGCGTGACATCATGCGCAACCAGGGGGAGGCTGTTGCCCGGTCGCTGGCTGCATTTGTCATTGAACCGATGGTTGCCCTTGACTATCCCGCGCTGGAGTACGCCCTGGAAACGATGGGGCGGGCAACGGAGCAAATCCAGTACGTCGAGGTTCGCCAGAAAGACAAAGTCCTGGCCCATTACGGTGAGCGTCAGGCCAAGGGTGAAATATTCATCGTGCCAATTGAAATGCCCGGTTTGCACGATGCGCCAAAGCGTTATTTCGGTGAGCTTGAACTGGTCTATTCGCCCGAGCATTTCGAGCATATCGTCAATAACCGGGTTGATGACCTGATCATTTCTTCCTTGGTCATTTTTGTCATCCTGGCCCTGAGTTTACGTTTTGTTGTCTCGCGCCTGGTAACGCGACGACTGGCCACATTGAGCAAGCTGACCAACCGGATCATTGCCGAAGAATTGCGCGAGCAGGTCGCGCCCGGAACTGCTTCGCCAGTCTATGGCGATGAACTGGATCTTCTGCGCGAACGTTTCATGACCATGCTGGATGGTATTCATGCCCGAGACCGGGCACGCGATGAAGCCGAACAAACGCTGCGCCAGTTGATGGTTGCCGTCGAGCAAAGTCCGGTCGGTATTTTGATGACCAATGTCCAGGGGGGAATCGAGTATGTCAATTCCGCCTTTACACAAGTCAGCGGCTATACCTTCGATGAAGTACGCGGACAAAATCCCCGTGTCCTCAAGTCAGGCATGACTCCACCCGAGGTTTATGCCGATCTTTGGGAAACCCTGCTGGCCGGCAAGGTCTGGAAAGGTGAGTTCACCAATCGGCGCAAGAACGGCGAACTGTTCGCCGAGTTTTGCCTGATTTCTCCAGTACGCGGGGCGGACGGCCAGATCAGTCACTACATGGCGACAAAAGAAGACATTACCGAGAAACGCGAGAATGCTCGCGAACTGGATCGTTATCGCAACCATCTTGAGGCCTTGGTTGACGAGCGGACCACCCAGCTTGAAGAGGCCCGTGCCGTGGCTGTCGAGGCCAGTCAGGCGAAGAGCGTTTTCCTGGCCAACATGAGTCATGAAATTCGCACGCCGATGAATGCCATCATGGGCATGTTGCACCTGATGCGGCGCGACACCATCGATGTCCAGCAGCATGTCCGCCTTGATCGGATTGATGCTGCCGCACGCCATCTGTTGAGCGTGATCAACGATATCCTCGATCTTTCAAAAATCGAGGCCGGCAAGCTGACGCTGGAGGAAACCCGCTTGCATCTGCCGACCTTGATGGATAACACCGTGGCGATGCTGGCTGAACGGGCCGCTGACAAAGGGCTGGCACTGACACTGATGCCGGTGCGCTATGACGCAGATCTGCTGGGCGACCCGACGCGTGTGATGCAGGGACTGATCAATTTTGCCGGAAATGCCATCAAATTTACCGAGCGGGGATCGGTGATCCTGAGTTGTGACGTCATCGAAGAAAGTGCTGTCGATGTCCTGCTGCGCCTGAATGTCAGCGATACCGGCATAGGCATAGCGCCGGAGGTGCTTGGCCGCTTGTTCAATGCTTTCGAGCAGGCGGATGGTTCGACCACCCGCAAATTTGGCGGTACCGGTCTGGGTCTGTCGATTACACGGAGCCTGGCCCAGTTGATGGGCGGGCAGGTCGGTGTTGAAAGTATTCCGGGGCAAGGCAGCACTTTCTGGTTCACTGCTCGCCTGCGCAAGGCTGGACAGCACTTGCAGGCCGAGCCGGTTGCGGAGGAAACGCCACCGGACGAAGCCATTCGTCGTGATTTTTCCGGATTGCCGGTGTTGATCGTCGATGACGAGATGATTAACCGGGAGATCGCCGGAGAATTTCTCGCCGAAACGGGGTTGACCGTGGAATTTGCCGAAAACGGCCTGCAGGCGGTCGAGCTTTGTCGAACCCATGATTACGCGCTGGTGTTCATGGACATGCAGATGCCGGTGATGGATGGCCTGACTGCCACAGCGCAGATTCGTCGCCTGCCGAATGGCCTGACGTTGCCTATCCTGGCAATGACGGCAAATGCCTTCGCCGAAGATCGTGAAGTCTGTCTGGCTGCCGGGATGACGGATTTCATTCCCAAGCCGATCGACCCGGAGCGCATGTTTGCAACGGTTTATCGCTCCCTGCTCAAGGTTCGATCGACTGGCTAG